CATTTACTCTAATTGAGCTCAGCATAGTCAATTAAGGTTGGAAATTGTTGATTGGTGCATAATTTGAGGTTCAAACCCCATGCATTGGATTATAGCTAGAGATAGTGAATCCATATATTGCATAGAATTGGACTAATCGTGATTGCTACTTAATTAGGTTCAGGAGAATTAAGTAAGATATATTTGCTTGCGTTCGGAGAGTTAGGTGAATCATTGAGGTTTCAATGCATATATGATTTTACCAATGAGTGAATTTGCATGCCATtgagagtgtgtttggtatggaggaaactattttatggaaaatgttttctaattttctcatgtttggttgggacaaaagttttgaaaaatatttttcaaatcaactcattttctttaaaaataaggaaaatgacttcccttaaaAAGTTAAgggaaaacattttcaaaaacactcatttaacttcaaattacattttctttttggtaaaacatcaatttataaaaaatattttcaatttaaaaaaattatattttcactcCACCCTCCCCGACCCATATCATCCCTCCAccccctccaaaaaaaattaaatttatttttgtgacaatgcacaagtaccccctcaatctatgctcgaaattccagagacacacttatactatactaaggtcctattacctctctgaacttattttataagtaatttttaccccttttcagcCTATGGGGCACTAGCTTGAATGAAAAAGTCAACCAATGTTTTGCCCACAAGAtggtgtcacgtaggccgaaaagggtagaaaattattattaaaataagttcaggggtaataggaccttagtatagtataagtgtgtctctaagatttcggacataggttgggggagtacttgtgcattatccctttgtttttttaaaagtagtttcaactttaaattttcgCACCTAGcctccacacacacacacagacacaccAGCCCCTACCACCCCAGCACCCCCCCCCCTCAATATTCTTATTGGAAAATATTCttgaacttcaaattttaaatttcatccCTACCCCTCCTCCGCTACCCACCCCCTTACCAGCCCCACCCCCgccccaaaaaaaattgaagtttgtttttaagaattatttttcataatttttattttttcacccctatGTCCCCTCCACCCCCTCAACCCACCCCCACCACACCCCACCTCCCAAAACAaattttcatattgtttttcagaaaaaaaaattcaacttcaaatttttgttatttcacctttagaccccccccccctctccaCCAGCCCCATCCCCCaccctaaaaataataattttagctttagcttttttttttcacCCCATACCCCCCACCGTGCCACCACCTAACCCCACCCCAAcccctaaaaaattattttttaaaaaaaaatattttcaatttcaaaaattattttctgctctagtaaaaataaaagatatgtttcaaacatatttttgattcataaatcaaacacaaaaaaatcatttccgaaaaataatttctactcacctataaaaaatgagaaaataagttataaatctacttgttttctaggaaaaaaattataggaaaacattttccttcataccaaacacaccctaatgTCAAATTGATCATGTTGACGTCAATTAGCTTCCCATTTCATAATTCACTTAGATTCCTTGATTGACAAGATTTTTGCCCTATCCATGATTATTactaaaatcatatttatattataattgtgTTCGACCCTATCCGTGATTATAACTAAAATCATCTTCCAATTATAATTgtgtattttttcatttagaTACAAATTCGTAttttataattctttatttCTTCTATCACTGACACATTATTCCTTGCGGGATTCGACGTCGACCGGATATGTGGGGTTATTATATTGCTATGAACGTTTATTCGTTGATTCATATGATTGATACAAATTGTCATCAAGCACTAACCTTTCGAAGTATTAAGTCATTATAAGAAGGAAATTCTTCGCGAGggattaattatattataaattataaagaaattattagtagaaaagttgattatttaaatgTTAGTAATAATTTTTCATCTTGACGAATTTAAAGAATAGATTATTTAGCATTACTAATGTGCTTGTTGTCCCTGTAATCCTACAATgtctttttttcaaaagtagAAATAACAATGGAGTAGCGGAAGCATCTAGGGCGACGGAATTGGGGAGAGAAAAGTGTGCGGCAACCATTAAATAAGATTAACAGAATATATGTTTTGTACAGTACtataagtttcaaattttttacctttcaaatttttgaaattgtttaGGACCTTCATGAATAATGATAATCTCCGTTTTACGAAGCTAGTTTATGCAGGGTTAATAATTTTCAACTGTTTTAGTAAGGTTTTCTTGGTTACACCACATTATGTCTACCAAATTCATAAAAGTGGCATGAGGCACCCAAATTGGTTCTGTCTTAAAAGTCTAATTGGGCCTattataatttaagaaaaaaaatatgtgaatagAGCAATGGTTCGAACGTATCCTATGTAGGTGATTTATGTAAAAGTACcaagcttgatgaaaataattgtgTATATCAGTGAAAGAAAGCAAGAAAGgtaattgaaattttatcaCAGTTTATTGATCAACATAAAGGCTCTCTTATAGAGCTGTACACAAACTGAAATAGCTAAAAAATAGGCTAACAAATATCATGTTAACAGACCACTAAAAGCTGTAACTTCTAGCTAAAGATCAGGATACATATTGACTCCATTTAAACTACTTTTATTTGACTAAATCAAACAGATAATGTAAAACAAATTTCTAACAGTCACTCCCTTAAACTGAATGCTTTCAGTTTAATTGAAATAGTTACCAACACCAAGAAACTTCCTGattttcttgaatgtgcataatttCAAAGGCTTTGTCATTATATCAGCAATTTGATTCTCACTCTGACAGTAGAGAACTTCAATGACTTCATCTTTTGTGAGATCCCTTAAGAAATGAAACCTAACATCTATGTATTTGCTCCTGCCATGAAACACGGGATTTTTTGAGAGTTTGATCGTTGATGTGCTGTCACAATAAATTGCAGTTGGTCCTCTTTGCTTGAACTGCAGCTCCTCAAGTATCCTTCTGAACCATATAGCTTGACAGGAACAAGATGTAGCAGCTACAAATTTTGCCTCAGTGGTTGATAAAGTGACAATAGATTGCTTTTTAGAAGACCAAGCAACAGCTCCAGAACCCAACATGAACACATATCCCGAAGTACTTTTTCTGTCATCTTTGTCTCGGGCATAATCACTATCGGTAGAAcccaaaaaattgatttgttttctCTCTTGTAAAACACTCCCCAATCAATTGTTCCCTGCATGTAACGGAGAATTCGTTTGGAAGCTGCAGGATGAATCTCCTGACGGCATTCCATATACCTACTAACAAGGCTGACATAATGCATTATGTCAGGTCTAGTAGTAGTCAAATACATCAGACTTCCCTCGATttgtttgaacactctgttgtCCACTTTCCTCCCTTCTTCTGGATATTTCACAAATTGAAGACCAGCTTCAGTTGGAGTTTTGGCAAGATTACAGTTCTTCATTACAAAGCTGTCAAGGATTTCTAGAGCATACCTTCTTTGAGTAATAAAAATACCAGCAGCAGATTGCACCACTTCAATTCCAAGAAAATAGTGCATCATTCCAAGATCAGACATATCAAATTCAAGCATCATGGATTGCTTCAATTTTTCAAACATAGCAAcatttttttagtataaatCAAGTCGTCTACATATAAGGACACAAAAAGCATCTTTCCTCCTTCAACTTTAACAAACAAGTATGCTCATATGGGCATTTAGAAAAACCTTCCTTCAAATAATAGGCTTCAATGCGACTATACCAAGCTCATGGGGCTTGTTTAAGTCCGTATAAAGCCTTTTTTAGCTGATACACTTTGAATTCATCTCCAACTTTAACATAACCAGGAGGTTGTTTGACAAAGACCTGTTCTTTTAAGTCTCTGTGCAAGAAAGCGACTTAACATCCAACTGGAAAATGGGCCACGAATTTTGTGCTGCCAATGCAATCAATAATCTGATTGTATCATGTCTTGCTACTGGAGCGAACACTTCTTCATAATCTACACCGAATTCTTGCTCGTAAGCTTTTTCCACGAAGCGAGCTTTATACTTTTCCACCTCAccattttctttcaacttggtCTTAAAAATCCACTTCAACATTGATTTTTTTCTGACCTTTCGAAAGCTCAATCAACTTCCATGTGTTATTTCTTTCAATAGTTGTAAGCTCTTCATCCATAGCTTTTCTCCATTTTGATTGCTTTATTGCTTCTTCAAAGGTTACATGATCACAATCTGCAAAAGGAACAAAATGAACAGTTGGATCCTCAGATTGACCGATTCCCGTTACTTCATAATCATCTATCCATATTGGTCTTTTTCTGCTTCTTGGTTCGCTTGCAACTGCCGCTGAAACTTGAGTCACTACTTGTTCATCTTGAGCAGTGATTGGTTGCTGCACTACCACAATATTATGTTGATTTTCAGCTTCATCTTGCCCATCAAAGTCTGTTGGAATTTGTCGTTGAGAACCAGATTCACTCCATGTCCAGAAATTTTCTTCGTCGAATATTATGTCTCGATTAATGACAATTTTCTTGGTGATAGGATTATATAGTTTGTATGCTTTAGAACAATCACTAACACCAAGTAAAATTCATTTCTCACCTTTGTCATTAAGCTTCGTTCTTGTTTGATCTGGAATACGGGCATAACAAATGCACCCGAAAATTCGGAAATGATCAACATTAGGCTTTCGACCATTCCAAGCTTCCTCCGGTGTCATATTTTGAACAGATAATGTAGGAATTCTATTCAAAACATGAATGCTCCAGTTAACAGCTTCAGGCCAGAAAGCTTTTGGAACACTGTTTCTTGTTAAGAGACTGCGCACCATATTCATTCTAGTACGATATTTGCGATCACAGACACCGTTTTGTTGGGGCGTATAGGCTGCTGTCAGTTTCCTTTTAATGGCATTGCTTTCACAAAAAATTGCAaatttttgtgaattttattcCCCTCCTCGATCTGTGCGAAGTACTCTGATTTGGCTTCCTGCTTCTTTCTCCACCATAATTTTAAAGCTTGTGAAAGCTTCAGAAGCATCAGATTTGGCCTGCAAAAAATAGACCCATATCTTCCgactaaaatcatcaatgaaggtaattATGTATCTTTTACCTCCATTTGATGATGGATTAATTGGGCCGCAAAGATCAGAATGCACCAGCTGCAACACATTTTTGGCTCTCTATGATTTTCCCTTAGGAAATTGATTATGTTGCTACTTGCCAACTGCACATTCCTCTCATACTTGAGAAGGAGCTGCAATTTGAGGGAGACCACTGACCATATTCTTCGTTGCAAAGTGCTTAAGCCACCAAAGCTTAAGTGGCCATAACGAAAATGCCATAACCACCATGTATTTGTTATGTTGGCTGAGAAGCAAGAAGATCTCAAACTCTGCTACTGAAGTGGAAACATATGATTTGTTGTCATGCTAACTTGAGCAATCAAACCCAACCTTGAATCTTCAATTCGACATAATCCATTTTAATGGATATCTCATAACCCTTTTCTTGTAGTTGACCAATACTAAGTAAATTGGTCTTTAAATCTGGAACataaaacacattaaaaattGTGTGAAAAGAGTTATCTTTGTCATGTAAAGTGACATTGCCTTTTCCCATGACAGATACGACAGAGTTATCACCGAACTTGACGATATTGCGGAAGCTTTCATCCAATTCATAAAATGCCTTCTTGTCTCTGCACATGTGGTTGCTACACCCGGTGTCCAAATACCACATATTTTATCGAGTTTCTTCACTTGCATAACACACCATAAAGAGAGAaacttcttcttccttctctgCAAAGTTAGATACTTCTGCACTCTGTCTATTTAAATTTGTTCGATATTCTGATTGGTAATGACCATACCTATTGCAGCGATAGCACTCAACATTTGTTTTGTCTACTGACTTTAGTTTCTGAGTTGTTGAGTCATGTCCTCCTTGTCCCCTTCCTCTGTGTTGAAACTGATCATCATTCTATTGATGGTACTGTTGATTACCTCGACTGTAGCTTCCTCTCCCCTACTCCGCTCTGCCTCGACCTCCACTTGTTTTAGAAGGATTATCTCTGGTTGCTTTCAGTGCGTGCTCTTCTTTGTCCTGCTGGATGATTTTCTGCTCATCAACTAACAAAGAACTTTGCAATTCATCAATGGAAAGTTCATCAATATCCTTCGATTCTTCGATAGAGCagacaacaaaattaaatttcgGTGCATTGATTGAAGGATTTTCTCAACAATGGTGACATCCTGCATTTGCTCTCCATGGATTCTCATCTTGCTTGCAATTGCCATAattcttgaaaagaaatatgCAACTGCCTCTCCTGACTTCATACGCGAAGTCTCAAATTCAGTTCGGAATCCTTGGAGTTGTACCCTTTTTGCCTTCACATTGCCTTGATACTTCTTCTTCATGGAGTCCCAAATTTTCTTGTAGGTTTCTTTGCAAAGAATAGTCTCCAAAATGGAACGATCGATAGCTTGAAACAGATAATTTTTAACCTTAAGATCTTTcaattttaagacttcaaattCTGTTTTCTGAGCTTCCGTAGCTCCTGTTGCTGGTTCTGCTACCCCAGATTCAACAACATTCCAATACTCCTTGGACCTCAAGAAGTTTTCCATGAGCATGCTCCAATGATTATAGTTGCCATTGAAGCGCGGAATAGCTGGTTGTACGAAGTTGTCTGAGGAAGTCATTGAATGCTAAGTGCTGCTATTTATGTAATTCAAGTTCTGGTACCACTGATGAAAATAATTGTGTATATCAGTGAAAAAAAGCAAGAAAGGGAATTGTAATTTTCTCACAGTTTATTGATCAACATAAAGTCTCTCTTATAGAGTTGTACACAAACTAAAATAGCTAAAAAATAGGCTAACAAATATCATGTTAACAGACCACTAAAATCTTGAACTTCTAGCTAAAGATCAGGATACATATTGACTCAATTTAAACTACTTTTATTTGactaaatcaaacaaatactGTAAAACAAATTTCTAACAGAGCTAAGGTGTGAAACATTTACAGTCaagttatatttgaaaattaaagaaattgaaGTAAGTACTTAATGAAAATGAGATTAGctctttattattcttttaaattgAATCACATGATATCAATGAGTCCTATGgttgtgaatttttatattttctatcgCTTTATGTGAAAATTAATATTGGTCCAtaacttttatttgaaatttgaaaaacacaTGTCTTTGTTTTTATCCatctcattttttatattaatactaGTTTCTATAAATGTGTGTTGCACAATATATCAGATAAGATTAAGTCAATTTGCAACCATTACTATTGGAGCTTAAGTGATATACAAAATCATCCACATTTTTTTCAATAGCAAAACTAAGTCATCGACTAACATGTGATATGTATAAAAATAGGTGACCGCAGTGATCtctaatgtttttattattttgtacaaAGGGAATGAGCTAATACATACTTTACAAAGGATACAAAGTCTTTTGTTTTTTCAGATAATTTTTGCTAGTGAAATTTAACCTATCAACATATGGCCAACATAGCGCCACCTCTTAAAGACAATATCCATTGTGAAAGCCTCCCCTATCGGTAAAACAGAGAGAATTTGAACATAAAGTGAGTGAAAACTTACTAATTTGGTCTTGGATTCTTGCCACTTCCATTTTTATGGTTTTTCGAGAGCAAAATTCTCAAATTACTGCTATTTTCAAATTTGCCATAGTCGCTGGGAGCCATGATTTTAGGTCCAAAAGAATCAAATGCATTTTGTTTGACATTTTAGATTGTTGCACAAGGATACCTCTTCTATGTAATAAATCCATCATAAATGTAATTAAAGAAACTTAGTACTTAatgaaaaagaggtaagctgtTAATTATGTATTCTTTTGAATTGAATCACATGATATTAATGTGTCGTATGATCAGGACTTTTGTACATCTTTAATacattatttgaaattaaaatattgttccatcaaattttcaatcagttgtattcaaaatctaaaatacaactattttttttatgtgcatTGCACATGCTTCTCCAGCAAATAGTACATACCACcatgttaggttattagcattttaatattaatatttaacaactcaaattgctttattttggagttataagaatgaacattggtaggcatttgtgttttaaactaccaatttaaaaatgttattcATCTTTCACTTGGTAGCCATGTAATGCCATTACTTTTGGATTTATTGGTTGAATTCATTGTAGAGATAAAAACATTCCAATAAACATTGAAATGgataacttctacatcatccattagcattggttatccatcactttatttcattcttaattcctccgttactctttgtaacctatgtaacctatgtaactcccattgtaacctatgaaactcctaaggtcattatcttcactatttactacctccattatcttcctattcattgctaggaagacttcttgtagtataaatagtggtaatCTTCATTTAGTTGGAACACAcgaaacacaagagaaaacaaagagtgaaagagttagtctagaagagagttcttattagttgaagggaggtgttctttttttgtggagctttggactcagctcttgtccagagttattgaattatactttgtgaaggttgtcgtatcctggaggggacaagtcaaaggggactactgctggaccggtgaaaacatttgctgcagtgggcttgaatctccttaaagagagtgaaatatccgcgcctcagcctgaagagattaatttcttcattttattttcaattgtaatcttgccattttattatcttgtaaatTTTTTCACTAACACACCATGTAAGTTATATTAAACTATACtgcaaataataacaaataaatgatataaaaatacaagataaGATTCAGGCAATATGCAATATACAGTTGGAACTTGAGCGGCATACAAAATCTTGCACATTTTTATCAATAGCAAAACTAAGTCATTGACTAAGATATGATTTGTATGGATACAAGTGATTGTAGTGGTCTCCAGTCTTTTTATTTTGGAACAAAAGGCATGAACTATTACATATTCTACAAAGGATGCATAGCCTTTTGTTTGCAGAAAACTTTTACGAGTAAATTGAAGCTATAACATAAGGCAAGACATAGCGCCACTACTTAGAGAACATAACAGTTGCGAAAGGCTTTTGTGTTGGTAAAAGGGAGTGAATTTGAACGAGAAGTGAGTTTGAGAACTTACTAATTAGATTTAGTATTTCTATCACTTCCATTTTTGTTTCTTCGACAACGAAATTCACAAATTATTGCTACTTCCCAATTCGCCATTGTAGCCATAAACCATAAGTTTAGgtccaataaaataaaatgtacttTGTTTGCCTTTTTTGATCATTGCactgttaggttgtggagcctgattaatatatataattgtttacccAATGCTGGTTTTTTT
The DNA window shown above is from Solanum lycopersicum chromosome 11, SLM_r2.1 and carries:
- the LOC112940252 gene encoding uncharacterized protein; this encodes MTSSDNFVQPAIPRFNGNYNHWSMLMENFLRSKEYWNVVESGVAEPATGATEAQKTEFEVLKLKDLKVKNYLFQAIDRSILETILCKETYKKIWDSMKKKYQGNVKAKRVQLQGFRTEFETSRMKSGEAVAYFFSRIMAIASKMRIHGEQMQDVTIVEKILQSMHRNLILLSALSKNRRILMNFPLMNCKVLC